A stretch of the Clostridia bacterium genome encodes the following:
- a CDS encoding sigma-70 family RNA polymerase sigma factor gives MLSHEETMRLIELAQKGDEAAKSTLLEENMPLIKSIIKRYRNTVIEYDDLIQLGSLGLYKAIMNFNKDFGVRFSTYAVPMIGGEIKRQIRDDGPIKVSRSTKALAILMTKYIEEFRQEKGREPNVDELSERFKVDPFEVVYTLDSTRMPLSLYEKYDDDSGSYLIDNIKTVDKTDDVIDRIMLKDLIESLDERDKKIILLRYYRDKTQSEVAAILGVSQVQVSRLETRILSYLKEKLS, from the coding sequence ATGCTTAGTCACGAAGAAACGATGCGACTGATCGAGCTGGCGCAAAAAGGCGACGAAGCCGCGAAATCCACCCTGCTCGAAGAAAATATGCCGCTGATCAAAAGCATTATCAAACGATATCGGAACACCGTCATCGAATACGACGATCTCATCCAACTCGGCTCGCTCGGGCTTTATAAGGCGATCATGAACTTCAATAAGGACTTCGGCGTTCGTTTCTCGACCTATGCCGTTCCGATGATCGGCGGGGAGATCAAGCGCCAAATTCGAGACGACGGTCCGATCAAAGTTTCGAGGTCGACGAAAGCGCTCGCGATCCTTATGACGAAATATATCGAAGAATTTCGGCAGGAAAAAGGAAGAGAACCGAACGTGGACGAACTGTCCGAGCGATTCAAAGTCGATCCTTTCGAGGTCGTTTATACCCTCGACAGCACGCGAATGCCCCTCTCCTTATACGAAAAATACGATGATGACAGCGGCTCTTATTTGATCGATAATATCAAAACCGTCGACAAGACGGACGACGTCATCGACAGGATCATGCTGAAAGATTTGATCGAGAGCTTGGACGAAAGGGATAAAAAGATCATCTTATTGCGCTATTATCGAGATAAGACGCAAAGCGAAGTCGCCGCCATTCTCGGCGTTTCGCAGGTGCAGGTTTCCAGACTCGAAACGAGGATCCTCTCTTATTTGAAGGAAAAACTGTCTTAA
- the spoIIAB gene encoding anti-sigma F factor, giving the protein MKVTNNVTIILPAKSGNESFARASVAAFCANLSPTLEEINDVKTAVSEAVTNAIVHAYPDGEGEITIEVTTYDDNVVAIDVSDEGTGIRDAEEARKPFFSTKSHEEHSGMGFTIMEAFMDELEVKTQVGRGTIVKMRKKIGKNA; this is encoded by the coding sequence ATGAAGGTAACGAATAACGTAACGATCATTTTGCCGGCGAAATCGGGCAACGAAAGTTTTGCGCGCGCAAGCGTGGCGGCGTTTTGCGCGAATCTTTCGCCTACTCTCGAAGAAATAAACGACGTAAAAACAGCCGTTTCCGAAGCGGTAACGAACGCGATCGTTCACGCCTACCCGGACGGCGAAGGCGAGATTACGATCGAAGTTACGACGTATGACGATAACGTCGTCGCAATCGACGTTTCGGACGAAGGCACGGGGATCCGCGATGCGGAAGAAGCGAGGAAGCCCTTTTTCAGCACGAAATCTCACGAAGAGCACAGCGGTATGGGTTTTACGATTATGGAAGCCTTTATGGACGAACTCGAAGTAAAAACGCAAGTCGGGCGCGGAACGATCGTAAAAATGCGCAAAAAAATCGGGAAAAATGCTTAG
- a CDS encoding anti-sigma factor antagonist (This anti-anti-sigma factor, or anti-sigma factor antagonist, belongs to a family that includes characterized members SpoIIAA, RsbV, RsfA, and RsfB.), with translation MEFQTNLLNGVMTVRLSGDLDERSARETRDYLDKNIRQYDFHTLVLDMEKVDFMDSTGIGVLLGRYKRLKAAGAELCVRNVKAQTDKVFRVSGLYQIIKVV, from the coding sequence ATGGAATTTCAAACGAATTTGTTAAACGGAGTTATGACGGTCCGCCTTTCGGGCGATCTCGACGAACGAAGTGCGCGCGAAACGAGGGATTATCTCGACAAAAATATTCGTCAGTACGATTTTCATACCCTCGTTTTGGATATGGAAAAGGTCGATTTTATGGACAGCACGGGGATCGGCGTTCTTCTCGGAAGGTATAAGCGATTAAAGGCGGCGGGCGCGGAGCTTTGCGTCCGAAACGTAAAAGCGCAAACGGACAAAGTGTTTCGGGTCAGCGGACTCTATCAAATAATTAAGGTGGTGTAA
- the spoVAC gene encoding stage V sporulation protein AC — protein MLSRTEYLELDKKIAPKSKERRTLFLAFLVGGLICSVGQAVADLFKLCVPSASEKLVSQFASTIMIFIGAFLTGLGVYDNIGKHAGAGSIIPITGFANSVVSPAMEFRSEGMVFGVMCKMFVIAGPIIVSGITSSVAVGLIYWLIEVLK, from the coding sequence ATGCTAAGCAGAACGGAATATCTTGAACTGGATAAAAAGATCGCTCCGAAAAGCAAAGAGCGGCGAACGCTTTTTCTCGCGTTCCTCGTGGGCGGGTTGATCTGCTCGGTCGGGCAAGCGGTCGCGGATCTATTCAAACTGTGCGTTCCTTCCGCGAGCGAAAAACTCGTCTCGCAGTTTGCTTCGACGATTATGATTTTTATCGGCGCGTTTTTGACCGGTCTCGGCGTCTACGACAACATCGGAAAGCACGCGGGAGCGGGGTCGATCATCCCGATCACGGGATTCGCGAATTCCGTCGTTTCGCCCGCCATGGAATTTCGATCGGAAGGAATGGTCTTCGGCGTGATGTGTAAAATGTTCGTGATTGCGGGTCCGATTATCGTAAGCGGGATCACGTCGTCCGTCGCGGTCGGTCTGATCTATTGGTTGATCGAGGTGTTGAAATGA